The Candidatus Neomarinimicrobiota bacterium genome window below encodes:
- a CDS encoding YaaA family protein, giving the protein MLIILSPSKTQDFTSISGVESSIPRNIEKANYLNALLKKFDKPKLSKLMSLSNKLCELSYTNIQQFQEQNASAVSKQAIFAYTGEVFNKISPPSFSKEELSYSQSSIRILSGLYGVLKPLDLIQPYRLKMAEKLITKEGSRLVDYWKEYITNMLNLDESEFIVNLASKEYVNSIHINKLKAKFISIHFNEKKENEYKVIGVFAKQARGMMVRFIVKNKISNPKLLKNFNRNEYEFNSSLSTKSDWVFTRD; this is encoded by the coding sequence ATGCTAATTATTTTATCTCCATCCAAAACACAAGATTTCACTTCTATTTCAGGAGTTGAATCGTCAATTCCAAGAAATATTGAAAAAGCAAATTATTTAAACGCTTTACTTAAAAAGTTTGATAAACCCAAATTATCAAAGCTTATGTCTTTAAGTAACAAATTGTGTGAATTGTCCTATACTAACATCCAACAATTTCAAGAGCAGAATGCTTCAGCGGTTTCTAAACAGGCTATTTTTGCATATACTGGTGAAGTATTTAATAAAATTTCTCCACCTTCTTTTTCTAAAGAGGAGTTATCCTATTCACAATCCTCTATACGTATTTTATCGGGATTATATGGAGTCCTAAAACCATTAGATTTAATTCAACCTTACCGATTAAAAATGGCAGAAAAATTAATTACAAAAGAGGGTTCCCGTTTGGTTGATTATTGGAAAGAGTATATCACAAATATGCTTAACCTAGATGAAAGTGAATTCATTGTTAATTTAGCTTCTAAAGAATATGTGAATTCAATTCATATAAACAAATTAAAAGCAAAATTCATATCAATTCATTTTAATGAAAAAAAGGAAAATGAATATAAAGTGATTGGGGTTTTTGCAAAACAAGCTCGAGGAATGATGGTTCGTTTTATTGTTAAAAACAAGATTTCTAACCCCAAATTATTGAAAAATTTTAACCGAAATGAATATGAATTCAACTCATCCCTTTCAACCAAATCGGATTGGGTATTTACTAGAGATTAA
- a CDS encoding T9SS type A sorting domain-containing protein, whose protein sequence is MTRIFILCFTASILFGQRFPVTIFQELGPRSRQINVVFLAEGYRESEMAKFRTDVQAATTALFNISPYKEYKSFFNVYGVEVVSNQSGTNHPKSASDCPTNSEIFEADTYFNSTFDRANIHRLLVITSSGKANSVLRNTVPNWDIGFVIVNHTMYGGSGGTWAVFSTNSSAPQIAIHEAGHAFANLADEYDYGSGGHEAPNATAITNRTSIKWNNWIKESTPIPTPETNVYNDVVGLFEGAVYETNDWYRPKLNCMMKSLGHGFCEVCTEQTILTIYDLVAPYNYYYPQSGALEISHSYQGLFEVDGRQLSPNTINLNWYLDSTLVAENVANYTVRGAELSEGAHALIVRVTDSTAMVRSDPNNNRTGQVVWELNVGPSLSIDGNSTVPNQIELHPNYPNPFNPSTRLSFSLPEITPATLLVLDINGRVIDTLLNGTIHAGTHTIYWNAKDKAAGVYFFQLETPYGIQTQKGILLK, encoded by the coding sequence ATGACGCGAATTTTCATCCTTTGTTTCACGGCATCAATCCTGTTTGGGCAGCGATTTCCCGTAACAATATTTCAAGAACTTGGGCCAAGGAGCAGACAGATTAATGTGGTCTTTTTAGCTGAAGGTTATCGAGAAAGTGAGATGGCAAAATTTCGTACTGATGTCCAAGCTGCCACTACTGCCCTTTTTAATATTTCCCCCTATAAAGAGTATAAATCATTCTTCAATGTTTATGGCGTTGAGGTTGTTTCCAACCAATCGGGAACAAACCATCCCAAATCTGCTAGTGATTGCCCAACCAATTCTGAAATTTTTGAAGCGGATACCTATTTCAACAGTACTTTTGATCGGGCAAATATTCATCGTCTTTTGGTTATCACCAGTTCCGGGAAAGCCAATAGTGTATTGCGGAATACAGTCCCCAACTGGGATATTGGGTTCGTTATTGTGAACCATACCATGTATGGGGGTTCCGGTGGTACTTGGGCTGTTTTCTCAACTAATTCATCTGCCCCACAAATTGCAATTCATGAAGCGGGGCACGCATTTGCAAATCTTGCCGATGAGTATGATTATGGTAGTGGCGGGCATGAAGCGCCCAATGCTACTGCAATTACGAACCGAACTAGTATTAAATGGAATAATTGGATCAAGGAAAGCACACCCATTCCTACTCCTGAGACCAATGTCTATAATGATGTTGTGGGCTTATTCGAGGGTGCGGTATATGAAACCAACGATTGGTACCGACCTAAACTAAATTGCATGATGAAATCATTGGGGCATGGATTCTGTGAAGTATGCACAGAGCAAACTATCCTTACTATTTACGATCTGGTGGCACCTTATAATTATTATTATCCTCAGTCGGGTGCATTAGAGATCTCTCATAGTTACCAGGGATTGTTTGAAGTAGATGGACGACAACTTTCTCCCAACACTATTAATTTGAATTGGTATCTTGATTCAACTCTCGTTGCGGAGAATGTAGCCAATTATACAGTGCGCGGTGCAGAATTATCCGAAGGTGCCCATGCGCTCATTGTAAGAGTAACAGATTCCACTGCAATGGTTCGCTCGGATCCGAATAATAATCGTACAGGGCAGGTGGTCTGGGAATTGAATGTAGGCCCATCTTTAAGTATTGATGGTAATTCTACTGTCCCAAATCAAATTGAATTGCATCCAAATTATCCCAACCCATTTAATCCATCAACTAGACTGTCATTTAGTTTACCCGAGATAACACCTGCAACACTTTTAGTTTTGGATATAAATGGAAGGGTTATTGATACCCTTTTGAATGGCACAATTCACGCCGGGACGCACACGATCTATTGGAATGCCAAAGATAAAGCTGCGGGTGTTTACTTTTTTCAACTAGAGACACCATATGGAATTCAAACCCAAAAGGGTATTTTGTTAAAATAG